From Streptomyces sp. 6-11-2, one genomic window encodes:
- a CDS encoding HAMP domain-containing sensor histidine kinase, translating into MDRAPGLSVRLKLTLSYAGFLMLASVLLLAAVWMFLLRYVPDRAFIVPGSTGTDTHAVFPVRSNLLHVFAPRAAAVLAFLVVFGLVGGWILAGRMLGPLARITGATRLASTGSLSHRIRLPGRRDEFRELADAFDTMLARLEAHVAEQRRFAANASHELRTPLAISKALLDVARTDPNHDVGEVIDRLHAVNNRAIGLTEALLLLSRADQRSFTREHVDLSLMAEEATETLLPLAEKRDVTIETRGDITPTIGSQALLLQLTTNLVHNAIVHNLPAQGTVWVDTSVRPKTVVLTVENTGEKLTPELVSTLAEPFQRGTERVHTDHAGVGLGLAIVRTITHAHDGTLTLTRRSAGGIRVTVELPATEPHSDR; encoded by the coding sequence GTGGATAGAGCACCCGGGTTGAGCGTTCGCCTCAAACTCACCCTCAGCTATGCCGGATTCCTCATGCTTGCCAGCGTCCTGCTGCTCGCTGCGGTGTGGATGTTCCTCCTGCGCTACGTCCCCGATCGTGCGTTCATCGTCCCCGGCTCCACTGGCACCGACACCCACGCGGTTTTTCCCGTCCGGTCCAACCTCCTGCACGTCTTCGCTCCGAGGGCAGCCGCAGTGCTGGCATTCCTGGTGGTGTTCGGCCTTGTGGGAGGGTGGATCCTCGCCGGCCGGATGCTCGGCCCGCTGGCTCGCATCACGGGCGCCACCCGCCTGGCCTCGACCGGTTCGCTCTCCCACAGGATCCGACTGCCGGGCCGCAGGGACGAGTTCCGCGAACTCGCCGACGCCTTCGACACGATGCTGGCACGGCTCGAAGCACACGTCGCCGAACAGCGGAGATTCGCAGCCAACGCCTCGCACGAGTTGCGCACCCCGCTGGCGATCTCGAAGGCACTTCTCGACGTGGCCCGCACCGATCCGAACCACGACGTCGGCGAAGTCATCGACCGCCTGCACGCCGTCAACAACCGAGCGATCGGCCTTACCGAGGCATTGCTCCTGCTCAGCCGTGCTGACCAGCGGTCCTTCACCCGAGAACACGTCGACCTGTCCCTCATGGCGGAAGAAGCAACCGAAACACTCCTCCCCCTCGCGGAAAAGCGTGACGTCACCATCGAGACCCGCGGCGACATCACCCCCACGATCGGATCGCAAGCGCTCCTGCTGCAGCTGACCACGAACCTCGTGCACAACGCGATCGTCCACAACCTGCCCGCGCAGGGCACCGTGTGGGTCGATACCAGCGTCCGCCCCAAGACCGTGGTGCTCACTGTCGAAAACACCGGCGAGAAACTCACCCCAGAGCTGGTCTCGACACTCGCCGAACCGTTCCAGCGCGGCACCGAGCGCGTACACACCGACCACGCGGGCGTCGGCCTCGGCCTGGCAATCGTCAGAACCATCACCCACGCACATGACGGAACACTGACCCTCACCCGGCGCTCCGCCGGCGGGATCCGCGTCACTGTGGAACTGCCCGCGACAGAACCGCACTCCGACAGATAA
- a CDS encoding response regulator transcription factor has product MRVLIVEDEPYLAEAIRDGLRLEAIAADIAGDGDTALELLSVNAYDIAVLDRDIPGPSGDEIAKSIVASGSGMPILMLTAADRLDDKATGFGLGADDYLTKPFELQELALRLRALDRRRAHSRPPVREIVGLRLDPFRREVYRGGRYVALTRKQFAVLEVLVAAEGGVVSAEDLLERAWDENADPFTNAVRITVSALRKRLGEPWIIATVPGVGYRIDTQPETGHKGGERG; this is encoded by the coding sequence ATGCGCGTATTGATTGTCGAGGACGAGCCCTACCTGGCAGAGGCCATCCGCGACGGCCTGCGCCTGGAAGCGATCGCGGCAGACATCGCGGGCGACGGGGACACCGCTCTGGAACTGCTGAGCGTCAACGCCTACGACATCGCCGTCCTCGACCGGGACATCCCCGGACCGTCCGGTGACGAGATCGCCAAAAGCATCGTCGCCTCCGGGAGCGGCATGCCGATCCTCATGCTGACCGCGGCCGACCGTCTCGACGACAAGGCCACCGGATTCGGACTCGGCGCCGACGACTACCTCACCAAGCCGTTCGAGCTCCAAGAGCTCGCGCTCAGGCTCAGAGCACTCGACCGCAGGCGCGCCCACAGCAGGCCTCCCGTGCGAGAGATCGTGGGTCTGCGCCTTGACCCGTTCCGCAGAGAGGTCTACCGGGGCGGCCGCTATGTCGCGCTGACCAGGAAGCAGTTCGCCGTGCTCGAAGTCCTCGTCGCCGCCGAGGGCGGTGTCGTCAGCGCCGAGGACCTCCTGGAACGCGCGTGGGACGAGAACGCCGACCCGTTCACCAACGCCGTACGCATCACCGTCTCGGCGCTGCGCAAGCGTCTCGGAGAACCCTGGATCATCGCCACCGTGCCGGGCGTCGGCTACCGCATCGACACGCAACCGGAGACAGGTCACAAGGGAGGCGAGCGTGGATAG
- a CDS encoding endonuclease/exonuclease/phosphatase family protein, which translates to MRHTPPSARTRSRRDSGAGTWRGGIRRAIRIGSRPGPWKRGPVLAAAALLLGLLMLLHAQITDRGGLGSLVETFLPWFGLFIPVLLIGALWRRSASAVAALLLPAVVWLNLFGGLLGDRSRPGSDLTVAEQNVNADNPDPAGTARGLAASGADVLALVELTPQATGTYEKELAKAYPYHTVQGTVGLWSKLPLSDTRPVDIETDYGPLADTKPVDVKLAYNRALRTTVATDHGPLTVYVAHLGSVRLMPRNGYWTVSRDRGAQALGKAVAADPSERVVLLGDLNGTMDDRAFAGITSQMHSAQDAAGNGFGFTWPARFPVVRIDQILVRGVEPESSWVLPATGGDHLPVAAGISW; encoded by the coding sequence ATGCGTCACACCCCACCATCAGCACGAACAAGGAGCCGCCGGGATAGCGGCGCCGGCACCTGGCGCGGGGGCATCCGCCGGGCGATCCGCATCGGCTCCCGGCCGGGTCCCTGGAAACGCGGCCCGGTGCTCGCGGCGGCGGCGCTGCTGCTCGGCCTGCTCATGCTGCTGCACGCGCAGATCACGGACCGCGGAGGCCTCGGCAGCCTGGTGGAGACCTTCCTTCCGTGGTTCGGCCTGTTCATCCCCGTACTGCTGATCGGGGCGCTGTGGCGTCGTTCCGCCTCCGCGGTGGCCGCGCTGCTGCTGCCCGCCGTGGTGTGGCTCAACCTCTTCGGCGGGCTGCTCGGCGACAGGTCCCGCCCGGGCAGCGACCTCACCGTGGCCGAGCAGAACGTCAACGCCGACAACCCCGACCCGGCCGGCACCGCCCGCGGCCTGGCCGCCTCCGGTGCGGACGTGCTGGCCCTGGTGGAGCTGACACCGCAGGCCACGGGCACGTACGAGAAGGAGCTGGCGAAGGCGTACCCGTACCACACGGTGCAGGGCACGGTCGGGCTGTGGAGCAAGCTGCCGCTGTCGGACACCCGGCCGGTCGACATCGAGACGGACTACGGGCCGCTGGCGGACACCAAGCCGGTCGACGTCAAGCTGGCCTACAACCGGGCGCTGCGCACCACGGTGGCCACGGACCACGGGCCGCTGACGGTGTATGTGGCCCACCTGGGGTCCGTACGGCTGATGCCCAGGAATGGCTACTGGACGGTCTCACGGGACAGAGGCGCGCAGGCGCTCGGCAAGGCCGTCGCCGCCGATCCGAGCGAGCGGGTGGTGCTGCTCGGCGACCTGAACGGCACCATGGACGACCGGGCGTTCGCCGGCATCACCTCACAGATGCACTCGGCCCAGGACGCGGCCGGGAACGGCTTCGGCTTCACCTGGCCGGCAAGGTTCCCGGTGGTGCGGATCGACCAGATCCTGGTCAGAGGCGTGGAGCCGGAGAGCTCGTGGGTGCTGCCCGCCACCGGCGGCGACCACCTGCCGGTGGCGGCCGGAATCAGCTGGTGA
- a CDS encoding NAD(P)-dependent oxidoreductase: MATVSAGFATGAARRHAQQGVGYGAAPVLGRAEVAAAGKLNVLTAGDPEPLARARPALEPLAGRIWNLGDDPARANVVKIAVNFLLASAIEATAEATSLVESYGAAAAAFVELISGTVFPGPVYSTYGGLMAQRRYEPAGFTTRLGLEDVNLALSAAHHHDVALPTGSVVRDALLEALAAGWSDRDWATLADIARRRAGC; encoded by the coding sequence ATGGCGACAGTGTCCGCCGGTTTCGCGACGGGGGCGGCCCGACGGCACGCGCAGCAGGGCGTCGGATACGGAGCGGCCCCCGTCCTGGGCAGGGCCGAAGTCGCGGCAGCCGGAAAGCTGAACGTGCTGACCGCCGGCGACCCCGAGCCACTGGCCCGTGCCCGCCCGGCACTCGAACCGCTGGCCGGGAGGATCTGGAACCTCGGTGACGACCCGGCACGGGCCAACGTCGTGAAGATCGCGGTCAACTTCCTGCTGGCCTCAGCGATCGAGGCCACCGCGGAGGCGACGTCACTGGTCGAGTCGTACGGTGCCGCCGCCGCCGCGTTCGTCGAGCTGATCAGCGGCACGGTCTTCCCCGGACCGGTGTACAGCACGTACGGCGGTCTCATGGCCCAACGCCGTTATGAGCCGGCCGGGTTCACGACGCGTCTCGGACTCGAGGACGTGAACCTCGCCCTGTCGGCCGCACACCATCATGATGTGGCGCTGCCCACCGGCAGTGTCGTACGGGACGCCCTGCTCGAAGCCCTCGCGGCCGGATGGTCCGACCGTGACTGGGCCACGCTCGCGGACATCGCCCGGCGAAGGGCGGGATGCTGA
- the ctaD gene encoding cytochrome c oxidase subunit I, producing the protein MALPALSPPASSPQATPPGRRRLPGRAGVTWLTTTDHKRIGTLYLVTSFAFFCFGGLMALLMRAELARPGLQLISNEQFNQAFTMHGTVMLFMFATPIFSGFANWIMPLQIGAPDVAFPRLNMLAYWLYLLGSLIAVGGFLTPQGAADFGWTAYSPLSDTVHSPGIGNDLWIMGLAMQGFGTILGSVNFITTIVCMRAPGMTMFRMPIFTWNVLLTSVLVLLAFPVLAAALLALEFDRKFGAQIFAPSNGGALLWQHLFWFFGHPEVYILTLPFFGIVSEVVPVFSRKPLFGYMGLVGATIAIAGLSVTVWAHHMYVTGGVLLPFFSFMTFLIAVPTGVKFFNWLGTMWKGSLSFETPMLWSMGFMVTFLFGGLTGVILASPPLDFHVTDSYFVVAHFHYVVFGTVVFAMFAGFHFWWPKFTGRMLDERLGKITFWTLFIGFHGTFLVQHWLGVEGMPRRYSDYLAADGFTALNTVSTISSFLLGLSILPFFHNVWRTARYGEKVTVNDPWGWGRSLEWATSCPPPRHNFEKLPRIRSESPAFDLSHPEIAVSGAVEEERTTAGDRR; encoded by the coding sequence GTGGCCCTGCCCGCTCTGTCACCGCCCGCTTCGTCGCCGCAGGCGACTCCTCCCGGACGACGCCGCCTACCGGGCCGAGCCGGCGTCACGTGGCTGACCACTACCGACCACAAGAGGATCGGCACGCTCTACCTGGTCACCTCGTTCGCGTTCTTCTGCTTCGGCGGCCTGATGGCACTGCTCATGCGTGCCGAGCTGGCCCGTCCCGGTCTGCAGCTCATCTCGAACGAGCAGTTCAACCAGGCCTTCACCATGCACGGCACCGTGATGCTGTTCATGTTCGCGACGCCGATCTTCTCCGGCTTCGCGAACTGGATCATGCCGCTCCAGATCGGCGCACCCGACGTCGCGTTCCCGCGACTGAACATGCTGGCCTACTGGCTGTACCTGCTCGGCTCGCTGATCGCCGTCGGCGGCTTCCTCACCCCGCAGGGCGCCGCCGACTTCGGCTGGACCGCCTACAGCCCGCTGTCCGACACGGTCCACTCACCGGGGATCGGCAACGACTTGTGGATCATGGGCCTGGCCATGCAGGGCTTCGGCACCATCCTCGGCTCGGTCAACTTCATCACCACGATCGTCTGCATGCGTGCCCCGGGCATGACGATGTTCCGCATGCCGATCTTCACCTGGAACGTGCTGCTCACCAGCGTGCTGGTCCTGCTGGCCTTCCCGGTGCTCGCCGCCGCGCTCCTCGCGCTCGAGTTCGACCGGAAGTTCGGGGCGCAGATCTTCGCCCCGTCCAACGGCGGGGCGCTGCTGTGGCAACACCTCTTCTGGTTCTTCGGGCACCCGGAGGTGTACATCCTGACGCTGCCGTTCTTCGGCATCGTGTCCGAGGTGGTTCCCGTCTTCTCCCGCAAGCCGCTCTTCGGCTACATGGGGCTGGTCGGCGCGACCATCGCGATCGCGGGTCTGTCGGTGACGGTGTGGGCACACCACATGTATGTGACGGGTGGTGTGCTGCTGCCGTTCTTCTCCTTCATGACCTTCCTGATCGCGGTCCCGACCGGGGTGAAGTTCTTCAACTGGCTCGGCACCATGTGGAAGGGGTCCCTGAGCTTCGAGACGCCGATGCTCTGGTCCATGGGCTTCATGGTCACCTTCCTGTTCGGTGGCCTGACCGGCGTGATCCTGGCCTCACCGCCACTGGACTTCCACGTCACGGACTCGTACTTCGTGGTGGCGCACTTCCACTACGTGGTCTTCGGCACCGTGGTGTTCGCGATGTTCGCCGGCTTCCACTTCTGGTGGCCGAAGTTCACCGGCAGGATGCTCGACGAGCGCCTGGGCAAGATCACCTTCTGGACGCTGTTCATCGGCTTCCACGGCACCTTCCTGGTCCAGCACTGGCTGGGCGTCGAGGGCATGCCGCGCCGGTACTCCGACTACCTGGCGGCCGACGGCTTCACCGCCCTGAACACGGTCTCCACGATCTCCTCGTTCCTGCTCGGCCTGTCGATCCTGCCGTTCTTCCACAACGTCTGGAGGACGGCCAGGTACGGCGAGAAGGTCACCGTCAACGACCCATGGGGCTGGGGTCGTTCGCTGGAGTGGGCGACGTCCTGTCCCCCGCCCCGCCACAACTTCGAAAAGCTGCCGCGCATACGAAGCGAGTCACCCGCCTTCGACCTCTCCCATCCCGAGATCGCCGTCAGTGGCGCCGTCGAAGAGGAGCGGACGACCGCCGGCGACCGCCGCTGA
- a CDS encoding MarR family winged helix-turn-helix transcriptional regulator, with product MGRDDEIEADGAGDSVDAMLAEWRSEWPELDVSSSQVVARLLRAARLLEERFATQLRRPDGMPVANVGDFDLLQALRRGGPPYALTPGQLRQALIVSSAGLTGRLNRLEREGWIERGPSPVDGRSTLVSLTEEGRGSFDRLVERHFALERDVLSVLEPEERAGMADALRKLLVSLEEDAC from the coding sequence ATGGGCAGGGACGACGAGATCGAAGCCGATGGCGCGGGCGACAGCGTGGACGCGATGCTGGCCGAGTGGCGGAGCGAGTGGCCGGAACTGGACGTGTCGTCCAGCCAGGTGGTCGCCCGCCTGCTGCGTGCGGCTCGGCTGCTGGAAGAGCGGTTCGCGACGCAACTGCGCCGCCCGGACGGCATGCCCGTCGCCAATGTCGGGGACTTCGACCTGCTGCAGGCGTTGCGCCGCGGGGGCCCTCCCTACGCGCTGACGCCCGGGCAGCTGCGCCAAGCGCTGATCGTCTCCTCCGCCGGCCTGACGGGCAGGCTCAACAGGCTGGAGCGGGAGGGCTGGATCGAGCGTGGACCCTCCCCTGTCGACGGCAGAAGCACTCTGGTCAGTCTGACGGAGGAGGGCCGGGGGAGTTTCGACCGCCTGGTGGAACGGCACTTCGCCCTGGAACGGGATGTGCTCTCCGTGCTGGAACCGGAGGAACGCGCGGGGATGGCGGACGCCCTGCGCAAGCTCCTGGTGTCCCTGGAGGAGGACGCCTGCTGA
- a CDS encoding SHOCT domain-containing protein, protein MAFMPLVWIVLLGLLVGLVVRLTRPPTDRGSGQGPGQAPPQTPPPPETPEEILDRRFASGEIDADTYTEARERLAAHRPKPQ, encoded by the coding sequence ATGGCCTTCATGCCCCTGGTGTGGATCGTGCTGCTGGGCCTCTTGGTGGGGCTCGTGGTCCGCCTCACGCGGCCCCCCACGGATCGCGGCAGTGGGCAAGGCCCGGGGCAGGCACCACCACAGACACCGCCACCACCAGAGACACCCGAGGAGATCCTCGACCGCCGCTTCGCCTCCGGTGAAATCGACGCCGACACCTACACCGAGGCGCGCGAACGCCTCGCCGCCCACAGGCCGAAGCCTCAGTGA
- a CDS encoding cyclic nucleotide-binding domain-containing protein translates to MTSATTMITALEPVHRERLMRLAREVSFDAGTRLFEEGRPADRLWIVRSGTVALDLHVPGRRPAVIETLGHGELVGWSWHFPPYTWHLGAEAMSPVRAWEFDAEAVRTTCAQDAEFGRAIAVWVGRVVAQRLHASRIRLLDLYAPFGSGGLA, encoded by the coding sequence ATGACCTCCGCCACCACCATGATCACGGCTCTTGAGCCCGTACACCGCGAACGGCTGATGCGCCTCGCTCGTGAGGTCTCCTTCGACGCCGGCACCCGCCTGTTCGAGGAGGGCCGCCCCGCCGATCGCCTGTGGATCGTGCGGAGCGGCACCGTCGCCCTCGACCTGCACGTGCCCGGCCGCCGCCCCGCCGTCATCGAGACGCTGGGACACGGCGAACTGGTCGGCTGGTCCTGGCACTTTCCGCCGTACACCTGGCACCTGGGTGCCGAGGCGATGAGCCCGGTGCGGGCCTGGGAGTTCGACGCCGAGGCGGTGCGCACGACATGCGCGCAGGACGCCGAGTTCGGCCGAGCCATAGCGGTGTGGGTGGGACGGGTGGTCGCGCAGCGGCTGCATGCCTCGCGCATTCGGCTGCTCGACCTCTACGCGCCCTTCGGCAGCGGGGGCCTTGCGTGA
- a CDS encoding CBS domain-containing protein: MHGSPHQVGDVMTRAVVAVGRKALFKDIVERMDQWKVSALPVLEGDGRVIGVVSEADLLPKEEFRDSDPDRFIQLRRLTDLAKAGAVLAEELMSTPAVTVHTDATLAEAARIMALRHVKRLPVVNTGGVLEGVVSRGDLLKVFLRPDNELADEIRRDVVDVLFPAPVEPVHIMVTDGVATLTGRVGESARIPLATRMVQGVEGVVGVDCRLTAADAE, from the coding sequence ATGCACGGCAGCCCGCACCAGGTTGGTGACGTGATGACGCGCGCCGTCGTAGCGGTGGGCCGCAAGGCTCTGTTCAAGGACATCGTCGAACGCATGGATCAGTGGAAGGTCAGTGCCCTTCCGGTACTGGAGGGGGACGGCCGGGTGATCGGGGTGGTCTCCGAGGCCGACCTGCTGCCCAAGGAGGAATTCCGGGACAGCGACCCCGACCGGTTCATCCAACTGCGCAGGCTGACCGACCTCGCCAAGGCTGGGGCGGTCTTGGCCGAGGAGCTGATGAGCACGCCGGCCGTCACCGTCCACACGGATGCCACGCTCGCCGAGGCGGCACGCATCATGGCCCTGCGACATGTCAAACGGCTGCCCGTGGTGAACACCGGGGGTGTGCTCGAAGGCGTGGTCAGCCGTGGCGATCTGCTGAAGGTGTTCCTGCGCCCGGACAACGAACTCGCCGACGAGATCCGCCGTGACGTCGTCGACGTCCTCTTCCCGGCCCCGGTCGAGCCCGTGCACATCATGGTGACCGACGGCGTCGCGACCCTGACCGGACGCGTCGGGGAGTCCGCTCGGATTCCGCTGGCCACGCGCATGGTCCAAGGTGTCGAAGGGGTCGTGGGCGTGGACTGCCGTCTCACCGCCGCCGACGCCGAATGA
- a CDS encoding CBS domain-containing protein: MNAHENHRAEAEARRDMPSRPWSPEEMTRQERLLRYLGVVATAAAQHAGTAVGPPGTEEQAPPAATPAPRPALPEPGEPVVRDVMDVPAASLREDMPYRDIARLLAREHAGALPVVDAEDHVVGVVSESDLLAKVAFDASGHRPGRIGRLRERRMHGKARGETAADLMTSPAITVLPGGTVAEAAWLAALARLKRMPVTDHKGRLVGVVRRDALLQALIRDDAGIQTEVRARLEACCPPADRETVDVTVHDGIVELTGRLPSATMARLVAQVAEIADVVEVKNLLTTT; this comes from the coding sequence GTGAACGCACACGAGAACCACCGCGCAGAGGCCGAGGCCCGGCGGGACATGCCCTCCCGCCCCTGGAGCCCCGAGGAAATGACACGGCAGGAGAGGCTGCTCCGCTACCTGGGTGTCGTGGCCACGGCCGCCGCACAGCACGCGGGCACCGCGGTCGGCCCGCCCGGCACGGAGGAGCAGGCGCCGCCGGCCGCCACGCCTGCGCCGCGGCCGGCACTCCCCGAACCCGGGGAGCCTGTGGTGCGGGACGTGATGGACGTGCCCGCCGCCTCCCTCCGCGAAGACATGCCGTATCGCGACATCGCCCGCTTGCTGGCACGCGAGCATGCGGGCGCGCTCCCGGTCGTGGACGCCGAGGACCATGTGGTCGGCGTTGTCTCGGAGTCCGATCTGCTGGCGAAGGTCGCCTTCGATGCCTCCGGTCACCGGCCCGGACGCATCGGCAGGCTGCGTGAACGCCGCATGCACGGCAAGGCGCGTGGCGAGACGGCCGCCGACCTGATGACAAGCCCCGCGATCACGGTCCTGCCCGGCGGGACGGTTGCCGAGGCTGCCTGGCTCGCCGCGCTGGCCAGGCTGAAGCGAATGCCCGTCACCGATCACAAGGGCCGTCTGGTGGGCGTCGTGCGCCGTGACGCGCTGCTGCAGGCGCTGATCAGGGACGATGCCGGCATCCAGACGGAGGTGCGGGCCAGGCTCGAAGCCTGCTGTCCCCCGGCGGACCGGGAGACCGTGGACGTGACCGTGCACGACGGCATCGTGGAGCTGACCGGGCGGCTGCCCTCGGCGACGATGGCCCGGCTGGTGGCCCAGGTTGCGGAGATCGCCGACGTCGTCGAGGTGAAGAACCTGCTCACCACCACCTGA
- a CDS encoding V-type ATPase 116kDa subunit family protein: MPWSEAVTPVRMRRVAVVVPQVALRDTLVRIAEAGCVELDRAEEAAPGAAAVRLQRLRGRGTTAGPESTAPAVLAAAAPDLDLLEQRGCVALLAGEAQLEERAEGAVRRGEVAALAGWCPAAEVPRVAGRLAAAGGALLPLPSPYGADPPTLLRPGRTASFTPLVTTYGTPAYADLDPSWPAGLAYVAMFGIMFGDVGHGALLLLGALALRLGWPRRWARLRRLWPFLAGAGIASMLAGVAYGEFFGPTGLLPVLWLSPLEDPTRLLAAAVALGAGLLALAHAAGAVNRVRESGWGTGLYAASGCAGLLFYLGLALAAAGLLLHLRAPAVAGGALAVAGLALVASGLFRATAGGGAGLAETVVRLFDVVVRTGTNTLSFARLAAFGLTHAALAGLVWRGTTALAGRGAAGVAGAALLFVVGTAVSFGLEALVAGVQALRLEFYELFSRLFETEGRPFRPWHVSPAEPADPATKVIPCSPG; the protein is encoded by the coding sequence ATGCCCTGGTCTGAGGCGGTGACGCCGGTCCGGATGCGCCGTGTGGCGGTGGTCGTGCCGCAAGTGGCCCTGCGGGACACACTCGTGCGCATCGCCGAAGCCGGCTGCGTGGAACTGGACCGCGCCGAGGAAGCTGCCCCGGGAGCGGCGGCCGTCCGGCTGCAGCGGTTGCGCGGACGGGGCACGACCGCCGGACCCGAGAGCACCGCTCCGGCTGTTCTTGCCGCCGCCGCGCCCGATCTCGATCTGCTCGAACAGCGGGGCTGTGTCGCTCTGCTGGCGGGCGAGGCCCAGTTGGAGGAGCGTGCGGAAGGCGCCGTACGGCGTGGGGAGGTCGCCGCGCTGGCCGGGTGGTGCCCGGCCGCCGAGGTTCCCCGCGTCGCGGGGCGGCTGGCCGCGGCGGGCGGTGCGCTGCTGCCGCTGCCCTCCCCGTACGGAGCCGATCCCCCGACACTGCTGCGGCCGGGCCGGACCGCCTCCTTCACCCCGCTGGTGACGACGTACGGCACGCCCGCCTACGCGGACCTCGACCCCTCGTGGCCGGCGGGCCTCGCCTACGTCGCGATGTTCGGGATCATGTTCGGTGACGTGGGGCACGGGGCTCTGCTGCTGCTCGGCGCGCTCGCCTTGCGTCTCGGGTGGCCCCGGCGGTGGGCCCGGCTGCGCAGGTTGTGGCCCTTCCTGGCGGGCGCGGGTATCGCATCCATGCTCGCGGGGGTCGCCTACGGCGAGTTCTTCGGGCCCACCGGGCTGCTGCCGGTGCTGTGGCTGAGCCCGCTGGAGGATCCCACTCGTCTGCTGGCCGCCGCCGTGGCCCTCGGGGCCGGTCTGCTGGCGCTCGCGCACGCCGCCGGCGCGGTGAACCGCGTGCGTGAGAGCGGCTGGGGCACAGGACTGTACGCGGCGTCCGGTTGTGCCGGACTGCTGTTCTATCTGGGTCTCGCTCTGGCCGCGGCGGGCCTGCTGCTGCACCTGCGGGCCCCGGCCGTCGCCGGGGGTGCCCTCGCCGTGGCCGGGCTGGCGCTGGTGGCGTCGGGCTTGTTCCGGGCCACGGCGGGCGGCGGCGCGGGACTCGCCGAGACGGTGGTGCGGTTGTTCGACGTCGTCGTGCGCACCGGCACCAACACCCTGTCGTTCGCCCGGCTCGCGGCGTTCGGCCTCACCCATGCCGCGCTCGCAGGCCTGGTGTGGCGCGGCACCACGGCCCTGGCAGGGCGCGGCGCCGCCGGAGTCGCGGGCGCCGCACTGCTGTTCGTCGTGGGCACGGCCGTGTCCTTCGGTCTGGAGGCCCTGGTGGCCGGTGTGCAGGCCCTGCGGCTGGAGTTCTACGAACTCTTCTCCCGGCTCTTCGAGACGGAAGGCCGACCGTTCCGTCCCTGGCACGTTTCCCCGGCGGAACCTGCCGACCCCGCTACGAAGGTGATCCCATGCTCACCTGGCTGA
- a CDS encoding ATP synthase subunit C, translated as MLTWLIVLPVLVAVLGAVRLLRRRRTKHAFRWLLATNLALLGGAFAVLATALAGPAQASTQAAAHGGVNGSALIGAAIAVAGASIGAAIAVAYTGAAALAALSERPEMFGRAMVIVGLAEGIAVYGLVVAILLIGKA; from the coding sequence ATGCTCACCTGGCTGATCGTCCTGCCGGTCCTGGTCGCGGTGCTCGGCGCCGTCCGGCTGCTGCGGCGGCGGCGGACCAAACACGCCTTCCGCTGGCTGCTCGCCACGAACCTCGCCCTGCTGGGCGGCGCCTTCGCCGTCCTCGCCACGGCGCTGGCGGGCCCCGCGCAGGCCTCGACGCAGGCCGCCGCGCACGGCGGAGTCAACGGATCCGCCTTGATCGGGGCGGCCATCGCGGTGGCCGGCGCGTCGATAGGAGCCGCGATCGCCGTCGCCTACACGGGAGCCGCGGCGCTGGCCGCGCTGAGCGAACGACCGGAGATGTTCGGCCGGGCGATGGTCATCGTCGGCCTGGCGGAGGGCATCGCCGTGTACGGGCTGGTGGTCGCGATCCTGCTGATCGGAAAGGCCTGA
- a CDS encoding V-type ATP synthase subunit F: MGTVAAIGARTDVCGLALAGVDVLVAEEPDAVREAWRTLPDTVGLVILTPEAAEVLGDAATAPQPARPLTVVMPS, from the coding sequence ATGGGCACCGTGGCCGCCATCGGCGCACGAACCGACGTGTGCGGGCTGGCCCTGGCCGGGGTCGACGTCCTCGTCGCGGAGGAACCGGACGCCGTCCGCGAGGCTTGGCGGACGCTGCCCGACACGGTCGGCCTGGTGATTCTCACGCCCGAGGCCGCCGAGGTGCTGGGGGACGCGGCGACGGCACCCCAACCGGCCCGGCCCTTGACGGTGGTGATGCCTTCATGA